CTTACTCCCTTCGGGGCCAAGTCATGAATGTCGGTCATCAAGCAAAGACCAACTATTAGAAGTATTCGATATTTCTGACTTATTTGCTCAAAACCAACACAAAGAAGTCACTTTTGGAAGTGATACGACACAACAAAAAACCGTAATCTTGGCCTTACATGCACATATGGACCCTATTATGGCGCGTCCGTTGGTACAAGCCTTACCCGCATTTATTCACCTGCAACACCAAGACCTCAGCACGGTTCCTGAATGGTTGCAAATTGGATTGCAGTTTCTCGCTCTAGAAGTCCAACGCATACGCCCGGGTCGCGACAAAATTTTGGATCATTTGGTGAGTATTTTATTAATTGAATGCGTACGTGATTATATTGACGCGCTGCAAGACTCGAACAATTGGCTGAGTGCTTTATCTCATCCTGAACTAGCCAATGCCCTTGCTAAAATTCATGCAGAACCTGCACAGCCTTGGACAGTTGAGTCCCTTGCAGAACAGTGTTGTATGTCACGATCTAAATTTGCCACATTGTTTAGCCAAATTTTAGGCACCAGCCCTTTGGCTTATTTGCAACAACATCGTCTGCGTTTAGCCGCCCAATACCTGCGCAATGGACAAGGCACAATTCAACAAATTGCACATCGGGTCGGATACAACTCAGAAACGGCGTTTAGCCAAAGCTTTAAACGACAGTATCAAATGAGCCCAAGCCAATATAGAAATCATCCAAACCCAACTTAGAATGCTCGTCCGTAATGATTTAATAGCAATCTTCACTCTACTTATGTCTTTCTGTGCCCACATAAATACCTTGAACTTGCAGACAAAGATTAGCATCTTGTGAAAATCACACTATAATATCCCGCATCCTTGCTAGAGATGGCTTCAAACCACTGCTTGTTTGTTCTTTTTCGCTCTAGCCACACTTTTTTAAGTCCAGTTTTCATCCGTGATTCGGCTTATTTTTCAATATTTCATCTCTTGTATGTCCATGCTGACATATAAGAAAATTTAGGTGCCAGCATGGAAATCAAGGTTAATTATCTCGATAATCTTCGCCAAGAAGCGAAGTTCGATGATTTTACAGTCATTGCCGATCAACCGATTCGCTACAAAGGTGATGGCTCTGCACCCGGTCCATTTGACTACTTTTTAGCATCTTCTGCGCTTTGCGCGGCTTACTTTGTCAAAGTGTACTGTTTGGCACGTGACATCCCAACCGACAACATTCGCTTGTCTCAAAACAACATTGTTGACCCTGAAAACCGCTATAAACAAATTTTCAAAATTCAAGTTGAGCTCCCAGCGGATATTTCAGAAAAAGATCGCCAAGGTATTTTGCGCTCTATCGACCGTTGTACGGTTAAGAAAGTGATTCAAACAGGCCCTGAATTTATTATTGAAGAAGTAGAAAGCATTGATGCTGACGCACAAGCTCTACTTATTCCAAGCCTTGCTTCTGAAACCAGCACCATCATTGCGGGTAAAGACCTGCCTTTAGAAGAAACCATTGCCAATATGTCAGGTATTTTGGCTGGTCTAGGCATGAAAATTGAAATCGCTTCTTGGCGTAACATTGTACCGAATGTATGGTCTTTACATATTCGTGATGCTCAATCGCCAATGTGTTTTACCAACGGTAAAGGTTCAAGCAAAGAAAGTGCTTTAGCTTCTGCGCTGGGTGAGTTCATTGAACGTCTGAATTGTAATTTCTTCTATAACGACCAGTTCTGGGGTGAAGACATTGCCAATGCCGAGTTTGTGCATTATCCAGATGAAAAATGGTTCATGCCAGGTCCAAATGGTGAAATGCCAGAAGGCGTTCTGGATGAATATACACTTGAAATTTATGACCCTGAAGAAGAACTATTAGGTACGCATTTATACGATACCAACTCAGGGAAAACTGAACGCGGTATTTGCGCTTTGCCTTTTGTTCGCCAGTCTGATGCTGAAGTGGTTTACTTCCCATCGAACTTGATTGAAAACTTATACCTCAGTAATGGAATGAGTGCAGGAAACACCTTAGCTGAAGCACAAGTACAGTGCTTATCTGAAATTTTTGAGCGTGCGGTTAAACGTGAAATTTTGGAAGGTGAACTGACCCTGCCAGATGTGCCACAAGAGGTTTTAGCGAAATACCCAAGTATTCTAGCGGGCATCCAAGGTTTAGAAGAGCAAGGTTTCCCTGTACTGGTTAAGGATGCTTCTCTAGGCGGTCAATACCCTGTCATGTGTGTGACCCTTATGAACCCACGT
This DNA window, taken from Acinetobacter sp. WCHA55, encodes the following:
- a CDS encoding AraC family transcriptional regulator, translating into MDALSKIFEDIHLNQSEYLYLKPYGEWAFRYSEQSTMMAYAVLQGDFNIYLENKQSIRVEAGDLILLPSGPSHECRSSSKDQLLEVFDISDLFAQNQHKEVTFGSDTTQQKTVILALHAHMDPIMARPLVQALPAFIHLQHQDLSTVPEWLQIGLQFLALEVQRIRPGRDKILDHLVSILLIECVRDYIDALQDSNNWLSALSHPELANALAKIHAEPAQPWTVESLAEQCCMSRSKFATLFSQILGTSPLAYLQQHRLRLAAQYLRNGQGTIQQIAHRVGYNSETAFSQSFKRQYQMSPSQYRNHPNPT
- a CDS encoding OsmC domain/YcaO domain-containing protein — its product is MEIKVNYLDNLRQEAKFDDFTVIADQPIRYKGDGSAPGPFDYFLASSALCAAYFVKVYCLARDIPTDNIRLSQNNIVDPENRYKQIFKIQVELPADISEKDRQGILRSIDRCTVKKVIQTGPEFIIEEVESIDADAQALLIPSLASETSTIIAGKDLPLEETIANMSGILAGLGMKIEIASWRNIVPNVWSLHIRDAQSPMCFTNGKGSSKESALASALGEFIERLNCNFFYNDQFWGEDIANAEFVHYPDEKWFMPGPNGEMPEGVLDEYTLEIYDPEEELLGTHLYDTNSGKTERGICALPFVRQSDAEVVYFPSNLIENLYLSNGMSAGNTLAEAQVQCLSEIFERAVKREILEGELTLPDVPQEVLAKYPSILAGIQGLEEQGFPVLVKDASLGGQYPVMCVTLMNPRTGGVFASFGAHPSFEVALERSLTELLQGRSFEGLNDLPRPTFSSNAVTEPNNFVEHFIDSSGVVSWRFFSAKSDYEFVEWDFTNQGQNSNADEADELFSILENMGKEVYMAIYQHLGATACRILVPGYSEIYLVEDLVWDNTNKALLYREDILNLHRLDDEQLEALVERLEECELDDYTEIKTLIGIEFDDNTEWGQLTLLELKLLIYLALEQFEEAKDLVEAFLQYNTNTVERGLFYQCMNVVLEVMLDDDMELEEYEDNFRRMFGDERMDAVIGTVEGRIRFYGLTETSMKLEGLDRHLRLIDSYKKLHAARAKAVGLKP